aaataaagtttattattattattataattagtattataaaaataaaagacaacatCCTCCAAACTTTTTCAATGCTGTGCATCACTCTTACTACAGCCCCATGTACACCATTTCGGCATGTTGAGAAATCCAAAGCCTGACAGGCCTGTCAAACTATTATGATTGGGTAATTGTTCAGGGGAAAGATTTAATGAACGGTCAGTTTTGATGAATCTGGTGGATTCATTGTGCTAAAGACACTGTTCTCTTTCACTCACTGGGGTGAAAATCTCCAGCAATGTAAAAGTTGGTGTCATATTATCCCCTAACTGTACTATCAGTGGCCACTATGCTGGTAATTCTGCATCAAAGAAGCATATTCAGTGCCTTTGGCATGAGATTTCATAGAAACCAATGACATTTCACAACAATGCCAACTGGAAGTGCAAACAGTAATCGCTCTGTTGAGCAAGTGATAGCACTTACAGCCCGACTGTAGCAGTGGAGAAAGCCTAGTGATTAGATCATTTGGTGCCAATGTGCAGAATGAGGCATTCAGTGTGGCACTTTTTGTCAGATGACAGCAACAATACTGCTGCATTAGTACAATGTGTAATAAGCTCTCACTTCAGACTCAATTGAAATCTATCAGTAAAAAGTGGAATTTGATATAAACATCGGCTCTTCATGCAGACGGATTAGGAGCCCTGGAACCCCAGGCAGCCgcagagaagaggagggtgGTCGTGAACAGGTAGAGTTGATAATTACCTCCATTCATCTTCACTGGACCCCAGCACTGTTTTATGAAGGTGCATCTGAGTGCAGGCCCACATTTGATGAATCTCCCCTTAAATTAGCAGTCACTAGTGGATTGAGAGCCTCCATCATTCCGTATGCTCCCATTCATCATCTCATTAGGACCCTGGGCTGGGCTGTGTGGGCCTGAGGACTCccaaagagaaaggagaaactATGAGCTCCATCATAACTAAACATTTTGAGGCTGTTATCATCATTGTTTACAAATCTGTCAAATTGGGCACATACACATTTTTTCTAAACTGCAATCTGTTCGATTTCCCAGACCATTTGATCatttgtaggaaaaaaaaaatcttaatgtATCAGAGGCAGAGAGTGGCACAGTTGTTTACTACCGTGGGAATCCGGTGCCATTACAGACCAGGAACTAATGCCAAATCCTTATGTAAACCCAGTGCGTGTATATGTTTATAGAATGTATTTCTCTTCAGGTGTTTACATGAGCGTGAGATATAAAGATTTGTGATGCAAGATAATATGCTTAAAATGTTACAGCCATTATGTGGCAGGGAATGCAGTGGGAGTTTGGGGAGTCCCAGCTTGCCATTTTTACTGCACTCTTTGCTGCAAAGTGAGCAGAAATAAAAGCTCTCTGGTGGCTATGCTCGCCTCGCCCCCCACCTCTCCATCATCTCTCTGCCCAGGTGGATGAATCTTTTAGAAAGCCACAGTCACCCCTGCATTTTTCCACAGTGGAGAATGCAGTAGGGCATAGAGACCCCCCCCAACTCCACTCAAAATCCCCAGTCGCGCTCCAAACGCATCACTAACCAGATCTCCATGTGGTACATCCATTACCGTAAAATACTCTGCTGCTCCCCACTGAAAGCTCACCATCCTCTGCCTTCCCTCACACATcagccccccaccaccaccatcctAACTCCATTCCCTCTGCACCACCCCGGCCCCCCTGTATAAGACCGCTTACGCTGGCAGTTCTGAATTGGGCTAAGTCCAAGTTTAACATTAGTGGGGGGCGGTTGGGGTGTTTAAAAAGCAGCCTGCGGAGAGCTGCAAGAGTGATCACAGCCGTGACTTACGCTCCAGTGAGAAAAATCTGCACATGACTACACTCCTCAGATTGCTTTGTCGTGAGCATAAtggtctgtttttttaaaccacaaatTGAGAAATCAGTAATGCCATACAAACTTGCAGATTTTACATGTTTGAGGAGTAAGCTTAAGTTGTCTATGGgcaatttacagtatatatccCGGTTGCCAAGGACAACATTAGTTACCTTTGGATTATTCATTTCTGTGTGATGTTCCTGTGGAAAGCTGTAATTCATCACCAGCCCTGTGGGGACTCGTCTTACCAAGGAGACtttttttatgtccttttttttctcttactttgtgCAGTATAGCCACAGTGCTGTCATTACCAGGAAATGGAGATATTTTGGGGCTCAGCTCTCTTTTATTTGGATTTTGTCCTCATCCCTTGTTCTGGGGAAATGCTGACAAATCTAATTCTTGGTGCCAAATTCTGAGTAAAACCCTGTCATTGTTTAAGGCCAACAAAACAGTGGTTCATTTAGTCTCAATTTATTGTGATTTCTTCTTTGTGTCAACAAATAGTAACGCTGGCTTGGCTTGTTGCTTCATAGGAAAGACGAAACCAAACCCTGGCTCTCTCTCTGcacgtgtgtgtgagagagtgagagagagagaaagagtgagagtaTTTGAAGAATAAAATCTATTATTACAGAAGAAATCCCCTGATAATTATTGGTTGAATAAACCACATGAAAACTCAGTAGGTACGTATTTATCACATTACACATGCCCAAGATTTTTTGTGCAGTTCATAACCAACTtcagaaaaagtaaaagtatgaTTTCTGCAAGGCATCCTAAACCTCAGCTGCACAGGGGCACCACTTCTAAAATCATCAGCTGTGATAATAGGATTAAATGGGTGCAATGAGGCAAAGGTCACTGACACTGCAATTTTGCTTAAATTACAGTTCCtgtaatttaaattttacatgtGTTTATAAGAATGTGGagatgttaaaattaaatttatatgTCTCACAgtgagtttagtttagtttagtttagtttagtttatgaGAAAGATGACATTAAATCACACGCAACTACAAAAATACAAAGGATGACACACTGCAACTAATAGTTATTTTCATGATcagttcatgttttgtttgaccaTCAGTCTAAAATCTAAAGATATTTCAGTGAGTAAAGCCACAAACcctaaaatttgaaaaaatatgatCCAGTACATTTTGctcaaaaaataattgaaacaatttattgattaaaattgttgttgattaattttctgtcaatcaacttaTCTATTAATTGACAAATAATTTCACACAATTAAGTCTAAGACTTCGTGGAGTAAAGAAAGCAAAGATGCAAGAGTCCAGGTGACTATAGGCAACAACCTCCtaccaacaaaacaacacaataaatacGCAATAAATTACATACAAATTATAACTAGAATGATGAGCTTAATATAAGTTTCCTATGAGCCATAACTGGTCCTTCGTTTTAAAATAGTGGTGGTCACTCATCATTTTAATGGGCAAAAGTAACCTCCAATTCCTGGCACCACAGACCCTGGTATGCTGAAAGGTTTTGCTTCAACAGATTTACTTGGTCTaatatgaccagtagcttatgacATTAGCTCATGTTTGCTAATGTAAGCAAACTTTATGTAGCTCTCTTGAGTCCTTGAGAGTCCTTCAAAAGTCCTTTAGACTGTCTGCCTTGGCTTCAGACGTCAATAATCAAATctttaaatgtaatgtagcaGAGCTTCGTAAGAGACCTCAGCTCACCTTTGATTGTAAACAGTGTGACAATGAAATTCGTCAGAGTAGTGATGTGAACGGAGAACATTAGTTCCGGAACAAAAAcgtgaaaatacaaacaatggacTAATGTACTAGTGGTTAAAATCCTTTCAGTCACCAATATTAATTTTCTACCTGTTATACATCAGTATATTCCTGTACAGTATGAGACAAATGTGTTTAATCGCATCAGAAATTTTAacctttaaaattatttaaaccaaatgaattatttatttatttattgcactAAATTATgaaatttgaatgaatgaatcaaatcTGAATGAATTGTTAATTATGCATCATGAACACTACGTATTTATGCAACAGCACTTACACTTTATATAGATATTGCTGTGTGAATGACATTACTTTGGCTGACTTTCTAATCTTTCTTTACTTCTGCtactgctaactgctaacattTCAATGGTTTATCATTAAGGTAAAACAAGAAGTAAACATACTGTGTTTATTGAATGTTTATCTCTGACATGCTAAAACATAGTGTAACTGTAGCATAAGAAGAAGAATAGTGAACTTAGCAAATGAATTCAGTATCAGCTACACATTATctatctaaagtttgctaacagtAGCCACCATAaactactggtcataccagtACAGCTGTAGTAGTAAAATTTTTGAGTGTATTGAGTTGAGCGAGGgtgcattttattgcttttgaaTTCAACTTTTAATTTGTAAGagcataaatgtattattaaaagttacatagtctcactttaaaCCTTGGCAAGCCCTAGTTGGCAACATTAACTGTAGTTTGGGCATGAGTTCCTCAAACCCTACCAAGGTGGTCTTTGAGATACTCAGGGGATCTGTTGTTCTACATATTATGTAGTGCACTGAATTGCAGTGTATGGCTCTATTCTTCAAGTGTAACCACTCGAACTATGTATTGGAATTTCTGTTTGCCAAGATGTGCTCTTTGTTTCCAGTCCAACACGACCCTGATCTGCAGTTTGTAAGTGACCAGATGTGGAGGGCCAAGGTGTTGTTCTGGGCTGACCCTGTATGTATACAGTTCAACTTAACAAATGTACCAAAACCTCTGAGCAGATACTCCTACCACTGACACCATTACATGAAAGATAAATGTGCGGTTCtataaaaattaaatgcatCTGTAAAGACAGAGGCAATTTTAAGAATGAATAGAGTGATAATTCAGGTAAGCTTGCTCTATATAACTTCCCTAAACATGTTTAACACACCAGCCATCCCTCCTACTCACATACTCACTCAGAAATAGACCTGTCATCTTGCCACTATCCCCTTATCGTCTAACTGCTAACAAGCCTATTTGCCTGTGACTGACGTTGATGTGATCCCTAAAGCCCTGGGCTTGGCACCATAGCTCCTAAGCCAAATTAAGCCTCTGTCATGCCCACCCCCACCTCCAGCCTAGTGCTACCCCTGCCATGGGAACCCTAAATCTTTAATGACGATGGAGAGCTTTGCGCGCTCCCACAACACAAAAGCGATGACATCTGTCTCTGTAAGTGCTGCACTCCAGAGCAACCCCATTTGTTCTATCTCCGCTTCttgaaaagaaatcaaatataaaagttGAGGGAGGGTGAAGGCTGctaaaagaggaaggaggaggtggGGCCAAGGAGGTTAAAACAAAGATCCTTTCTTTCAAGGAAGGTTTATTCCCTGGCCCAGTGGTCCCAAAATGTTCAAAGAAGGTGTTAAAAGAGTCTCAGCTCCCCTCCTTGTTCTGGTGCTCTGGCTCCGGCCCACCTGCTCACAACTACTTCCATGTCAACGGGGATGTTGAGTGAAAAACATCGCCCCCCACCACCGCTTCATTTAACTCCTGAAAGTCAAAGTCACTGAGAGCGCTTTTGAAAGTGATAACTAATTCATTTAACAAGCAATAGACACTTGAACTTTAGTCATCACAATCCCCAGTACAACTGTACATTAGAAAAATACTTTCTTTTGAAATactacacaataaaaatgtctgaaacagATTCTGGCAAGccacacagagaaagagcatCTATTTAGTGACACTGCTTCAAAGAAATGAGAAAGATGTACAGTAGATCTGTAATGATTAGTCAATGAATCGATAATTTGCtaacttttaaattaatcaccaactattttgataattgataaattgtttttgagttattttgtgagagaaaaagtctaaattctctgattcaaactcctcaaatgtgaaaatgttctggtttctttagtcttctatgacagtaaactgaatatctttgggttgaggactgttggtcaggacaaaacaagacatttgaggatgtcgtCTTGGGGTTAGGGAAACAGagatagacatttttcacattttttgacattgtaTAGaccagtgattcccaaccaggGGTACTTGTACCCCTAGGGGTACTTCTGCTGTTGCCAGTGGGTACGTAGCTCAACTCATTTGAaaatttttaattaatgatttgattaaaaaattcATCCGTGTATTGAGTCAGCTATAACAATTAATTTAGGTGTTACTGCAATTAAGAGTGCATGAAAACTAATTAGCAAGTGAGCAGAGGAGatgaaatagttagctaaaacTAACAGATAAATGGTTGGAATATTCAGCTTTTGCTACTCCATATTGTTGTAGCTTGAATGCAAATTTGACCAAACTGAACTAAACATTGACAGTTCAGTTGTATGAAAATATTGTAGCATCCACTATTATATCCACTTTTATAcataatttataattaaataacatccagtttgaaattaattcaaatgaacacatttggaaCATAGATGGTGGTGTTGATGAAGGGTTACTTGAGTTCATCGGACTGGGCTGTGGGGGTACGTCTTacaaaaaaggttgggaaccactggtatagaccaaacaactaattgattaattgaggaaataatcaacagattaattgataatgaaaataatatttagtcACAGCCCTAATCTACAGAAGATACAGTGAAAGAGGTTCTcccgctgtaatcattcctcctgttcatactggctattaaaagatccccttcaaaggTGCTTTGagtataagtgatgggggccaaaatccacagtgtgtccacacagtcattttgtgcaaaaatgcatttaaaagtttatctgaagcttatatgaggcttcaacagtaTGAGTTAGccatatcaagtggatatctgccacatttacagtctttttagcatcaaattccctctttgtgtttccttggacagtgtttccctgttgagctgtggtggaagtataataacaaaaagagggactttggcactaatgttgaaagatatctacttgatttgactaatttggatgactgaagcttcatattaccCTCAgataacttttaaatacatttttgcacagaaggaggtttgtggattttgtccctcatcactgacattgaaaatacattatgaagggattcTCTagtggccagtatgaacaggaaaaaGTATTACAGCAAAAAGAACatgttcaatgttcatttgggcacctgactattgctttaagaaaaattgtgaacctgtcctttaaaactATGAACCCACACTAGAGCTCAGAGAAAACCTATGTGAACACAGAATTAAGAGGcaggaatagaaattaaattcaTGTGGATTCCTGCACATATCAGTGTGGATGGAAATGAGCTGGGTTGAGGCTGAGGTTTAAAGTATAATCAaatcagaaattaaaaataaatggcaGGAAGAGATGAAATAAGGGCTGATACTACTACAGCATTCAaagaaaaataggaaaaatgagaggaagaaataagAATAGAAAGGACGAGGACATGATATCAAGGTTTGATCACACTGGtctgtacagtacattaaacaTAATGAATAAGCAGCATGCTACAGGTAGATGTGAACATTGTAGACTACATGAAACGGTGGagtatgtttttttatactgtCCTAGATATcaacaagagagacagaaacttAAAATTACTCTTCAAAGGAATCACATGACACTAGATATTATAGAAATGTTGCAGGTGATGTAGAATACAGGgctattttcatatttttagaaAGAACGGGGCTTCATAGGAGAATTTAAGGAGAATAGGAGAATTTCATGTACTTTAATAGTATAGTAACCGTTCAGATCCACACTCCAATCCAGAAGATGGCGGTAATTAATTTAAAAGCTGTTTGCCAACCGCtatcaaacaacaaaagaagaagaagaataaacagGCACAGTTGCAGCCACCTATGACTTTACCCCGGGGTCCTTGTTGTGTGCAAAGAAAGATGGCGGTGTCCATGGTGTGCAGGAGGACAGCAGTGTTATGTAGGACTTTAAAGGGGATTTCATCTTCAAAAGCTGTCATTCCAGCGCACTCCTTATTACAGACAGCATCTTATAACCCGAAACCCCTCAAACTAAACCTCCGTGACCCTTATATCCCGGACAGGGACAGCGAGAGGACACCGGAGTGGCAGCGGACGGCCCGATATGCAGGGAAGCTGTTCGGACGTTACGGCTCCGCGTCGGGCATCGAGCCGGCCTCGCTGTGGCCCAGCAGCGAGCAGCTGGACAGGGCCGTGGCAGAGGAGAGCGAGTGGCACCCTCCGTTAGAGGTGATGCTGAGGAACATCGAGGCCAAGCAGAAGGAGGAAACCGAGAAACGCCTAGCAAAGTAAGTCCTGCTAACAGAGCTAATGCTGGTGCGTCAATTATCGGACAGCTCGTTGAAACAAACTGTCCCATGCTTCCAAACCATCTCATCTAATTTAAAGATTATTAACTGTAAAGGTTACACAGTATAATTACTGGAGTAAAGATCTGAATAATACAAAAGCTTATAGAAACATCTAAAAAGTGATTGTGTCCCAACTGTTGTGAATGTGCGGCTAATGCAATACAAACTGATGacagtattttatataaatgattAAGATATTTTGATAATGCCGaagggaaattaaaatgttacagcaGCCAACAATGAGGTAAGAAACAATgagttaaaagaaacaaatacaactAAAGATGATGCTGAAGTTAGCGTCTGATTCTGAGTTaaaggaaacataaataatgatttttaGCGGCTGATTCTTCgttttttcaccacttacactcatgaaaaagtgttagacatCGCAGTAAATACCTTAACGCtatttaaacccactttcag
The genomic region above belongs to Thunnus albacares chromosome 17, fThuAlb1.1, whole genome shotgun sequence and contains:
- the gadd45gip1 gene encoding growth arrest and DNA damage-inducible proteins-interacting protein 1; its protein translation is MTLPRGPCCVQRKMAVSMVCRRTAVLCRTLKGISSSKAVIPAHSLLQTASYNPKPLKLNLRDPYIPDRDSERTPEWQRTARYAGKLFGRYGSASGIEPASLWPSSEQLDRAVAEESEWHPPLEVMLRNIEAKQKEETEKRLAKEKLIAENMAKMPKMIADWRREKRETKQKLKEEKARRAKLLAEARERFGYAVDPRSPKFLEMVAEIEKEEKKKKKLMKRRLKEEQAAAPVTPPVASS